In one Trichlorobacter lovleyi SZ genomic region, the following are encoded:
- a CDS encoding DUF502 domain-containing protein — translation MNRLGTIMFRGLVAMLPAVLTIYILFWLVRSAETVLGGMLKVLLPAGWYIPGMGLLAGVAATFLFGLGLNAFMVRRLIDLGEKIADQIPLIKTLYGSLKDFIGFFANQHDSQFSQVVSIELEFGGKPMRLIGFVTRSDFSSLPDGIGEEDEIAVYLPLSYQIGGYTIIVPRSSVKPLNISTHRAMGFVVTGGMATDKGHADKATP, via the coding sequence ATGAATCGACTGGGTACTATCATGTTTCGGGGACTGGTGGCGATGCTTCCGGCCGTCCTGACGATCTACATCCTCTTCTGGCTTGTACGCTCTGCAGAAACCGTACTGGGCGGTATGCTCAAGGTGCTGCTGCCGGCTGGCTGGTATATTCCCGGTATGGGGCTTTTGGCCGGGGTCGCTGCCACCTTCCTGTTTGGCCTGGGACTGAACGCCTTTATGGTCCGCAGGCTGATCGACCTGGGTGAAAAGATTGCGGATCAGATACCGCTGATCAAGACACTCTACGGTTCGCTCAAGGATTTTATCGGTTTCTTTGCCAATCAGCATGATTCGCAGTTCAGCCAGGTGGTCAGCATTGAGCTTGAATTTGGCGGCAAACCGATGCGTCTGATCGGCTTTGTCACCCGCAGCGATTTCAGCAGCCTGCCGGACGGGATCGGTGAGGAGGACGAAATCGCCGTCTACCTGCCGCTCAGCTACCAGATCGGCGGTTACACGATAATCGTGCCACGCTCCTCGGTAAAACCGCTTAATATCTCCACCCACCGTGCCATGGGGTTTGTGGTTACCGGCGGCATGGCCACCGACAAGGGGCATGCCGACAAGGCAACGCCGTAA
- a CDS encoding amidohydrolase family protein → MHPIIDIHCHTAGIGSGNSGCFISPDLRKSWKYRVYLNSFGVQEHELLHHGDKLVLERLSASLTASGKVDMAVVLAMDGALDSQGKLDQSCTEMYIPNDFLAEAVKQHPNLRFGASINPYRRDALELLDKAVEAGAVLMKWLPSIQHIDLADKRLVPFYQRMQQHGLPLLTHTGDEASFTCARNELGDPHRLRLALEQGVTVIAAHAAANGSNEGEHNFSRFLRLCDLHKNLHADISALTQINRPGQLHRLIQQHYLHGRLHYGTDMPLTNTPLVSPLGHLTRLAPWTVARLMTIKNPWDRDLELKRALGVPEEVFSNPARLLKIQKDR, encoded by the coding sequence ATGCACCCGATCATTGACATCCACTGCCACACCGCCGGGATCGGTTCCGGCAATTCCGGCTGTTTTATCTCCCCTGACCTGCGCAAGAGCTGGAAGTATCGGGTCTACCTGAACTCCTTTGGGGTGCAGGAGCATGAACTGCTGCACCATGGTGACAAGCTGGTGCTGGAACGTTTGTCAGCCTCCCTGACCGCATCAGGTAAGGTAGACATGGCCGTGGTGCTGGCCATGGATGGGGCTTTGGACAGCCAGGGTAAGCTGGATCAAAGCTGTACAGAAATGTACATCCCCAATGACTTTCTGGCAGAGGCGGTGAAGCAGCATCCCAACCTTCGCTTTGGGGCCAGCATCAACCCGTACCGCAGGGATGCCCTGGAACTGCTGGACAAGGCGGTTGAGGCCGGGGCCGTGCTGATGAAATGGCTCCCCTCGATCCAGCATATTGATCTGGCTGATAAACGGCTGGTGCCGTTCTATCAACGGATGCAGCAGCATGGCCTGCCGCTGCTAACCCACACTGGTGATGAGGCATCCTTTACCTGTGCCAGAAATGAGCTGGGAGACCCGCATCGACTGCGCCTGGCACTGGAACAGGGGGTGACGGTGATTGCCGCCCATGCCGCTGCCAATGGCAGCAACGAGGGTGAGCACAACTTCAGCCGCTTCCTGCGCCTGTGCGACCTGCACAAAAACCTGCATGCCGACATCTCGGCCCTGACCCAGATCAACCGGCCCGGCCAGTTGCATCGTCTGATCCAGCAGCACTACCTGCACGGCAGGCTGCATTACGGCACTGATATGCCGCTAACCAACACCCCGTTGGTGTCGCCGCTGGGGCATCTGACCCGGTTGGCCCCCTGGACCGTGGCGCGGTTGATGACCATTAAAAACCCGTGGGACCGGGACCTGGAGCTGAAACGGGCTCTGGGCGTACCGGAAGAGGTATTCAGCAACCCGGCAAGGTTATTAAAAATCCAAAAAGACAGATAG
- a CDS encoding zinc ribbon domain-containing protein: protein MSPGRRIKDRLLRVKASLTNLDNQPLSKATLVILLFLDIFILTAIFNGLAAHTRQLSTPEEFIPSACREMVIDRTWNPTNRIENLSQLVNTTNNSYYHRPQEGPHERHPVCTPYLNLLDRIKNDKALATSFDERQKAERETQELQRRIDQLKGSYDTALLEAIAQQPEPATEIDATKAEFKQRTCRLNSLKTMLATLDEQINSNPTVAALWARLQASQASDRQALLAELRTLNFWYPVKRFGMQMLFLLPLFAIFYAWNNASIRRSRGLQTLVSSHLLGVAFIPIFCKLIEAIYDIIPKQLLHKLIALLTALKLVAIWHYLIIALAIVAALFLIYIFQKKLFSREKLIERRIAKGECQQCGKHLPNGARACPFCGYLQFSPCPACGKPKHTQSRHCWACGSEHAQPLN from the coding sequence ATGAGTCCAGGCAGACGGATCAAAGACAGACTGCTGCGGGTCAAGGCCAGCCTGACCAACCTTGATAATCAGCCCTTAAGCAAGGCCACCCTGGTGATCCTGCTGTTTCTGGATATCTTCATCCTGACTGCCATCTTCAACGGCCTGGCTGCCCATACCCGCCAGTTGAGCACGCCGGAGGAGTTTATCCCCAGCGCCTGCCGCGAGATGGTGATCGACCGCACCTGGAACCCCACCAACCGGATTGAAAACCTGTCTCAACTGGTGAATACCACCAACAACAGCTACTACCACCGTCCGCAGGAAGGCCCCCACGAGCGCCACCCGGTCTGCACCCCCTACCTGAACCTGCTGGACCGGATCAAGAACGACAAGGCCTTGGCCACCAGCTTTGATGAACGCCAGAAGGCCGAGCGCGAGACCCAGGAACTACAGCGCAGGATTGATCAACTAAAAGGCAGCTATGACACGGCCCTGCTGGAGGCCATTGCCCAACAGCCTGAACCGGCCACTGAGATTGATGCCACCAAGGCCGAGTTCAAGCAGAGGACCTGCCGCTTGAACAGCCTGAAAACCATGTTGGCAACCCTGGATGAGCAGATCAACAGCAACCCCACCGTGGCAGCGCTCTGGGCCAGACTGCAGGCATCCCAGGCCAGTGACCGTCAGGCCTTGCTGGCTGAGCTGCGCACCCTGAACTTCTGGTACCCGGTCAAGCGCTTCGGCATGCAGATGCTGTTTCTGCTGCCGCTGTTTGCCATCTTCTATGCCTGGAACAATGCCAGCATCCGGCGCAGCCGCGGACTGCAGACCCTGGTGTCATCCCACCTGCTTGGAGTTGCCTTTATCCCGATCTTCTGCAAGCTGATCGAGGCGATCTACGACATCATCCCCAAGCAGTTGCTGCACAAGCTGATTGCGCTCTTGACCGCGCTCAAGCTGGTGGCGATCTGGCATTACCTGATCATTGCGCTGGCCATTGTGGCAGCCCTGTTCCTGATCTACATCTTCCAGAAAAAATTGTTTTCGCGGGAAAAGCTGATTGAACGCAGGATTGCCAAGGGAGAGTGCCAACAGTGCGGCAAACATCTGCCCAATGGGGCGCGGGCCTGCCCGTTCTGCGGTTATCTGCAGTTCAGCCCCTGCCCTGCCTGCGGTAAGCCGAAACACACCCAATCACGCCACTGCTGGGCCTGCGGGAGCGAACATGCCCAGCCATTAAACTGA
- a CDS encoding lysophospholipid acyltransferase family protein: MKRLIRIIFLACCVRPLVSLLLGRCIKGREHLPVSGPAIIVANHNSHLDILYLITLMPLKALALLRPVAAADYFCSTPSTSWLSSTFLGIIPLERKRSSFHADPLAGPAAALEQGEIVIIFPEGTRGAPEELGQIKPGVAHLAKRFPAVPVVPVFMRNLGRSLPRGSFVLVPFCGKAAVAEPRCFSGDTREFTTELATTMQQLEDQVDSVSS, encoded by the coding sequence ATGAAACGTCTGATCAGGATCATCTTTCTGGCCTGTTGTGTGCGGCCGCTGGTGTCGCTGCTGCTGGGACGCTGCATCAAGGGACGCGAGCATCTGCCGGTCAGTGGCCCGGCCATTATTGTTGCCAACCACAACAGCCACCTGGATATCCTCTACCTGATTACCCTGATGCCGCTGAAAGCGCTGGCGCTGCTGCGGCCGGTGGCAGCAGCCGACTACTTCTGCAGCACGCCGAGTACCTCATGGCTTTCCAGTACTTTTCTGGGGATTATTCCCCTGGAACGAAAACGGAGCAGCTTCCATGCTGATCCGCTGGCCGGACCTGCAGCAGCGCTGGAGCAAGGTGAGATTGTGATCATCTTTCCCGAGGGGACGCGGGGAGCGCCGGAGGAGTTGGGTCAGATCAAGCCGGGGGTGGCCCACCTGGCAAAGCGCTTTCCTGCAGTGCCGGTGGTGCCGGTCTTCATGCGCAACCTAGGCAGAAGCCTGCCGCGGGGCAGCTTTGTGCTGGTGCCGTTCTGCGGTAAGGCAGCGGTTGCTGAACCACGCTGTTTCAGCGGTGACACCAGAGAATTTACGACCGAACTGGCTACAACCATGCAGCAGCTGGAAGATCAGGTGGACTCTGTTTCTTCCTGA
- a CDS encoding CDP-alcohol phosphatidyltransferase family protein: MPSVYDLKPKFQNLLRPLVNLLARIGVTANMVTLAAMLGSIAYGIWIYQPFATHGPNPYPFLFLGLFLFIRMALNAIDGMLAREHNQQSLFGAYLNEVGDVVSDAALYLPFLDLMEHGIGWVLMIGLCCLTEFVGLQGKSIGASRRYDGPFGKSDRAVFFGALGLFTAWAVFENRQALHGIVMNWAILIASLLTLITIVNRVRRGIQEARS, from the coding sequence ATGCCCTCGGTCTACGACCTGAAACCAAAATTCCAGAACCTGCTCCGTCCGCTGGTTAACCTGCTGGCCCGAATCGGCGTTACCGCCAATATGGTTACCCTGGCAGCCATGCTGGGCTCCATCGCCTATGGTATCTGGATCTACCAACCCTTTGCCACCCACGGCCCCAACCCGTATCCGTTCCTGTTTCTGGGGCTGTTCCTGTTTATCCGCATGGCGCTGAATGCCATTGACGGCATGCTGGCCCGTGAACACAATCAGCAGAGCCTGTTCGGTGCCTACCTGAATGAAGTGGGAGACGTGGTTTCCGATGCTGCCCTCTACCTGCCGTTTCTGGATCTGATGGAGCATGGTATCGGCTGGGTGCTGATGATCGGCCTCTGCTGCCTGACCGAGTTTGTGGGGCTGCAGGGCAAGAGCATTGGCGCTTCCAGGCGCTATGACGGTCCCTTTGGCAAGAGCGACCGGGCGGTCTTCTTTGGTGCATTGGGGCTGTTTACCGCATGGGCGGTCTTTGAAAACAGGCAGGCTCTGCACGGCATTGTCATGAACTGGGCGATACTGATCGCCAGCCTGCTGACACTGATCACCATCGTCAACCGGGTGCGCCGGGGAATTCAGGAGGCACGCTCATGA
- a CDS encoding DUF2339 domain-containing protein — protein sequence MTLLFICIGIIAGGMLFHFPGAVSGGIIGWLYSSVQLLKTAQDKQQQELSWLRSRLSAHLRDDPDLAKPEPDQTPKPVPVVSPPAATLDRPLHSRPAWQQKQPTRPNADRIDKSEPSYTFQYTTTPATPAEPTALENVLKAIFNGENLLVKLGVLILFCGIAFLVKYAAQRGMFPLELRLLSAAAGGVALLATGWKLRTKRAEYALALQGGGIGILYLVSYAAFRLYGLIPAVPSFALLVVISGLCAALALLQESRTMALFGIIGGFAAPFLASVGIGDPSVLFGYYTVLNIVVISIAWFRSWRSINLTGFSATFLLSAIWGANYYRPAYFSSVEPFLILFFLIYLGVSVLFSLRQPPDLRGMPDATLVFGTPLAAFALQSALVSDFRYGMAWSALAAGLCYLACCRLLWNRGHQLRPLAASFLALAGILLSLSIPLAFDGRWTSAAWALEGATMVWLGFRTERRLVRASGYLLQLLSGLAFASAMAHTTSNVPLLNSFYLGCLLISLSGLYSAFLLQRHPLQIQEWEQPFEYLLIAWGLCWWSGGAIRELEQNVDKEFLYGAILLFAALSALLIRLSARKLQWQNFGWTSLLLLLLMPAAAVAWFPAHPLAHGGWFAWPIAFSTSWWLLYSHDQQLPATFKPYPHALLVWLLALLGTLELGWQVSFAMLQQGSWQEISQVLMPVSLLGLLVIGNRTSIWPFRQEQITYQGIIALPLAVWSLGWVLVSSLTCVGDSGPLPWLPLLNQFDLTILAAIAVPLIWLRSLYTMDEFRELLRELQLSITAVFSAVSFAWLNGILARSLHYWGEIPFTAHGMLHSPLAQASFSIFWSLLALLATLYAVRHSNRLIWLCGATLLGVVVAKLFMIDLAGHGTIARIVSFVAVGLLLLVIGWFAPVPPKQE from the coding sequence ATGACACTCTTGTTCATCTGTATCGGTATCATTGCAGGCGGCATGCTGTTTCATTTCCCCGGCGCAGTTTCAGGCGGGATTATCGGCTGGCTTTACAGCAGCGTGCAGTTGCTGAAAACAGCTCAAGACAAGCAACAGCAGGAGCTTAGCTGGTTGAGATCACGGTTATCCGCACACCTGCGGGATGATCCGGATCTGGCAAAGCCAGAACCGGATCAGACACCCAAGCCGGTGCCCGTAGTCAGTCCCCCCGCTGCCACGCTGGACCGTCCACTGCACAGCCGCCCCGCCTGGCAGCAGAAGCAACCAACACGACCCAATGCAGACAGGATTGACAAAAGCGAGCCAAGCTACACCTTCCAGTACACCACAACACCGGCAACACCAGCCGAACCAACGGCACTGGAAAACGTTCTGAAGGCCATCTTTAACGGTGAGAACCTGCTGGTAAAACTGGGGGTGCTGATCCTGTTTTGTGGCATCGCCTTTCTGGTCAAGTATGCAGCCCAACGTGGCATGTTTCCGCTGGAACTACGCCTGCTGAGCGCTGCTGCCGGAGGCGTGGCTTTGCTGGCAACCGGCTGGAAGCTGCGCACCAAGCGGGCCGAATACGCCCTGGCGCTGCAGGGGGGCGGCATCGGCATTCTCTATCTAGTCAGTTACGCCGCATTCCGGCTATACGGGCTGATCCCTGCGGTTCCTTCCTTTGCGCTGCTGGTGGTAATCTCTGGCCTGTGTGCTGCACTGGCACTGTTGCAGGAATCACGCACCATGGCCCTGTTCGGCATAATCGGCGGTTTTGCTGCACCGTTTCTGGCTTCAGTAGGCATCGGAGACCCGTCAGTGCTGTTCGGCTATTACACGGTGCTGAATATTGTTGTGATCAGCATCGCCTGGTTCCGCTCATGGCGCTCCATCAACCTGACCGGCTTTAGTGCCACCTTCCTGCTGAGCGCCATCTGGGGAGCAAACTACTACAGACCGGCGTATTTCAGTTCGGTGGAGCCGTTCCTGATCCTGTTCTTCCTGATCTACCTGGGGGTTAGCGTGCTGTTCTCACTGCGCCAACCACCTGATCTACGTGGTATGCCCGATGCAACCCTGGTGTTCGGTACACCACTGGCAGCCTTTGCCCTGCAATCAGCACTGGTCAGCGACTTTCGCTACGGCATGGCCTGGAGCGCCCTGGCTGCCGGACTCTGCTACCTGGCCTGCTGCCGTCTGCTCTGGAACCGGGGCCACCAGCTGCGCCCGCTGGCTGCATCATTTCTGGCGCTGGCAGGCATACTACTGAGCCTGAGCATACCGCTGGCCTTTGACGGCCGCTGGACCTCCGCTGCCTGGGCATTGGAAGGGGCAACCATGGTCTGGCTGGGTTTCAGGACAGAACGCCGACTGGTGCGGGCCAGCGGTTATCTGCTGCAGCTTTTGTCCGGTCTGGCCTTTGCCTCCGCTATGGCCCACACCACCAGCAACGTGCCGCTGCTAAACAGCTTCTATCTGGGCTGCCTGCTGATCAGCCTGTCCGGCCTGTACAGCGCCTTTCTGCTGCAGCGCCATCCGCTCCAGATACAGGAATGGGAGCAACCGTTTGAGTATCTGCTGATCGCCTGGGGACTCTGCTGGTGGTCCGGTGGCGCCATCCGGGAGCTGGAACAAAACGTGGACAAGGAATTCCTGTATGGCGCAATCCTGTTGTTCGCTGCCCTTTCAGCCCTGCTGATCCGGTTATCTGCACGCAAGCTGCAGTGGCAGAACTTTGGCTGGACCAGCCTGCTTCTGCTACTACTGATGCCCGCAGCCGCAGTGGCCTGGTTTCCTGCCCATCCCCTGGCCCATGGCGGCTGGTTTGCCTGGCCGATCGCCTTTAGCACAAGCTGGTGGCTGCTGTACTCCCACGACCAGCAGTTGCCTGCCACGTTCAAACCATATCCCCATGCCCTGCTGGTATGGTTACTGGCACTGCTGGGCACCCTTGAGCTTGGCTGGCAGGTATCATTTGCCATGCTGCAGCAGGGTAGCTGGCAGGAGATCAGCCAGGTGCTGATGCCGGTCAGTCTGCTGGGGCTGCTGGTGATCGGTAACCGAACCAGCATCTGGCCGTTCCGCCAGGAACAGATTACCTATCAGGGGATCATCGCCCTGCCCCTTGCGGTCTGGTCTCTGGGCTGGGTCCTGGTCAGTTCCTTGACCTGCGTTGGCGACAGTGGCCCGCTGCCCTGGCTGCCACTGCTGAACCAGTTTGATCTGACCATCCTGGCTGCCATTGCCGTGCCGCTGATCTGGCTCCGCAGCCTGTATACCATGGATGAATTCCGGGAGCTGCTGCGTGAACTGCAGCTTTCGATCACTGCCGTCTTCAGCGCTGTTTCCTTTGCCTGGCTGAACGGCATCCTGGCCCGCAGCCTGCATTACTGGGGCGAGATACCGTTCACAGCCCATGGCATGCTGCACTCACCCTTGGCCCAGGCATCCTTCTCAATCTTCTGGAGCCTGTTGGCGCTGCTTGCCACCCTGTATGCGGTCCGGCACAGCAACCGCCTGATCTGGCTCTGCGGGGCAACGCTACTAGGGGTTGTGGTTGCCAAGCTGTTTATGATAGATCTTGCAGGTCACGGCACCATAGCCAGAATCGTATCATTTGTTGCCGTAGGACTGTTGCTGCTGGTGATCGGCTGGTTCGCACCGGTGCCACCGAAACAAGAATAG
- a CDS encoding phosphatidate cytidylyltransferase codes for MNLQQWITGSSYSTLPHGFLVMGLMIGGAVTGMLAGLALKSNEVLIRSRTWLLIIALFSLGTWRPGFAPWLFGFISFLALREFITLLETRPADRGALFWLFPAIVIQYIWVGMQWYGMFIIFIPVWLFLFIPLRLVIAGETEGFIRSAGTINWVAMMTIFSLSHVAYLMQLPVVGVGHGLGYVLSLVIMTALNDVFQFIWGKLLGGPKIIPKVSPGKTWSGFSGGVGTSALLAAFLLPLLTPYNHLTGAGVGALLACCGFIGDVVESAVKRDIGVKDSGTSLPGHGGILDRVDSLTYTAPVFFHLTWYLFH; via the coding sequence ATGAACCTGCAGCAGTGGATTACCGGCTCAAGCTACAGCACCCTGCCCCACGGTTTTCTGGTGATGGGGCTGATGATAGGCGGCGCAGTAACCGGCATGCTGGCTGGCCTGGCGCTGAAGAGCAACGAAGTACTGATCCGCTCCCGCACCTGGCTGTTAATCATCGCCCTGTTCAGTCTGGGCACCTGGCGGCCCGGCTTTGCCCCCTGGCTGTTCGGCTTTATCAGCTTTCTGGCCCTGCGGGAGTTCATTACCCTGCTGGAGACCCGTCCGGCAGACCGTGGTGCCCTGTTCTGGCTGTTTCCTGCCATTGTCATCCAGTACATCTGGGTGGGGATGCAGTGGTACGGCATGTTCATCATCTTTATCCCGGTCTGGCTGTTCCTGTTCATTCCGCTGCGCTTGGTAATTGCCGGAGAAACAGAAGGATTTATCCGTTCTGCCGGAACCATCAACTGGGTGGCGATGATGACCATCTTTTCCCTCAGTCATGTGGCCTATCTGATGCAGCTGCCGGTGGTTGGCGTGGGCCATGGCCTGGGCTATGTGCTGTCACTGGTGATCATGACCGCCCTGAATGATGTGTTCCAGTTTATCTGGGGCAAGCTGCTTGGCGGCCCCAAGATCATCCCCAAGGTCAGCCCCGGCAAGACCTGGTCCGGCTTTTCAGGGGGCGTTGGCACCAGTGCGCTGCTGGCTGCCTTTCTGCTGCCACTGCTTACCCCGTACAACCATCTGACCGGAGCCGGGGTGGGTGCGCTGCTGGCCTGCTGCGGGTTTATCGGTGATGTGGTTGAATCAGCGGTCAAGCGGGATATCGGAGTCAAGGATTCCGGCACCAGCCTGCCGGGACATGGCGGTATACTTGACCGGGTGGACAGCCTGACCTACACTGCGCCGGTGTTTTTTCATCTGACCTGGTATCTGTTTCATTGA
- a CDS encoding sigma 54-interacting transcriptional regulator: MNKPLTLTAVDRDFFRAVALAAFANPFSPEREALDRRIVGDDLRCTRDELIDLVVQRVTARLDGLRRSGKGDPVLYRGEDRSLLQTAFQFDIYHRYRAPFDAFILDQQRAGDRPIKVPFAAEVLEQLERLGYSRPDCRRYLEIFYQIRRAFYFIDTALVGLSPSMHTLRLQLWNNIFTCDINLYDQRLWDRMEDFSTLLLGETGTGKGAAAAAIGRSGFIPFDDKTGCFKDSFTRTFISRNLSQYPESLLESELFGHRKGAFTGAIDNHEGVFTRCSAHGSIFLDEIGDVSIPVQIKLLQVLQERTFAPVGSHDRLRFNGRVIAATNRPLDELRREGQFRDDFYYRLCSDQIIVPPLRQRVQEESSELPALVKNILQRMLGHECSTMAAEISEGLHSSLGPHYGWPGNVRELEQAVRRMLLTRRYEGDRLVVGGGGLQDALVAGVSQGSLDARELLAGYCGLLYQRLGSYEEVARRTGLDRRTVKKYVMAETQEETEST; this comes from the coding sequence ATGAATAAGCCCCTGACCTTGACAGCTGTTGACCGTGATTTCTTTCGTGCGGTGGCCCTGGCCGCCTTTGCCAATCCGTTCAGCCCGGAACGTGAGGCGCTTGATCGCCGGATTGTTGGTGATGACCTGCGCTGTACAAGGGATGAGCTGATTGATCTGGTGGTGCAGCGGGTCACGGCCCGGCTTGATGGCTTGCGGCGCAGCGGCAAGGGTGATCCGGTGCTGTACCGGGGCGAGGACCGCAGCCTGCTGCAGACCGCCTTCCAGTTTGATATCTACCATCGCTACCGTGCCCCCTTTGATGCTTTTATCCTTGACCAGCAGCGGGCTGGCGACCGGCCGATCAAGGTGCCGTTTGCCGCTGAAGTGCTGGAACAACTGGAACGGCTGGGGTACAGTCGGCCTGATTGTCGCCGTTATCTGGAGATCTTCTACCAGATCCGGCGGGCCTTTTATTTCATCGACACCGCCCTGGTGGGGCTGTCTCCCTCCATGCATACCCTGCGGCTGCAGCTCTGGAACAACATCTTTACCTGTGACATCAACCTGTATGACCAGCGGCTCTGGGACCGGATGGAGGATTTTTCCACCCTGCTGCTGGGTGAGACCGGTACCGGCAAGGGGGCCGCCGCCGCTGCCATCGGACGTTCCGGCTTTATCCCGTTTGATGACAAAACCGGCTGTTTCAAAGACAGCTTTACCCGTACCTTTATCAGCCGCAACCTGTCCCAGTACCCGGAATCGCTGCTGGAGTCAGAGCTGTTCGGCCACCGTAAAGGGGCCTTTACCGGCGCCATTGATAACCATGAAGGGGTGTTTACCCGCTGCTCTGCCCACGGCTCTATTTTTCTGGATGAGATCGGCGATGTCTCAATACCGGTGCAGATCAAACTGTTACAGGTGCTGCAGGAACGGACCTTTGCGCCGGTGGGCAGCCATGACCGGCTGCGTTTCAATGGCCGGGTGATCGCTGCCACCAACCGCCCGCTGGATGAGCTGCGGCGGGAAGGACAGTTTCGGGACGACTTTTATTACCGGCTCTGTTCAGATCAGATCATTGTGCCGCCGCTTCGGCAGCGGGTGCAGGAAGAATCCTCCGAGCTACCGGCCCTGGTCAAAAATATCCTGCAGCGGATGCTGGGACATGAATGCAGCACCATGGCAGCCGAGATCAGCGAGGGCTTACACAGCTCGCTGGGGCCGCACTATGGATGGCCCGGTAATGTTCGAGAACTTGAGCAGGCGGTGCGTAGGATGCTGCTGACCCGGCGTTATGAAGGGGATCGTCTGGTTGTGGGGGGCGGAGGTCTGCAGGATGCGCTGGTGGCCGGTGTCAGTCAGGGCAGTCTGGATGCGCGGGAGCTGCTGGCAGGCTACTGTGGCTTACTCTATCAGCGGCTGGGCAGTTATGAAGAGGTGGCGCGGCGGACCGGGCTGGATCGTCGTACCGTCAAGAAGTACGTTATGGCTGAGACTCAGGAAGAAACAGAGTCCACCTGA
- a CDS encoding lytic transglycosylase domain-containing protein produces MTFKCTFIFVLTIAVMAQGNNAHAYCFEEAGQLYGINPLVLRSIAGVESGNKPDAVGKNTNGSYDVGLMQINTIWKSTLGPERWKHLGDACYNTKTGAWILAACISKYGYNWRAVGCYNSQTPEKSEIYAKKVFEKLERLKNGKEPQPLDKDMEAVLTAHVEEIVAAKQEGRKLPKKKVLKFIPYTRLPKAKLHQPPPAPVGEPSAPVPVPWQ; encoded by the coding sequence ATGACCTTCAAATGCACGTTTATCTTTGTACTAACCATTGCCGTTATGGCCCAGGGCAACAACGCCCATGCCTACTGTTTTGAAGAGGCCGGCCAACTGTACGGTATCAACCCGCTGGTGCTGCGCTCCATTGCCGGGGTGGAGTCAGGCAACAAACCTGATGCTGTGGGCAAGAACACCAATGGCAGTTATGATGTGGGCCTGATGCAGATCAACACCATCTGGAAGAGTACCCTGGGGCCGGAACGTTGGAAGCATCTGGGGGATGCCTGCTACAACACCAAAACCGGGGCCTGGATTCTGGCCGCCTGCATCAGCAAGTACGGCTACAACTGGCGGGCGGTCGGCTGTTACAACAGCCAGACACCGGAAAAGAGCGAGATCTATGCCAAAAAGGTCTTTGAAAAGCTGGAGCGGCTGAAGAACGGCAAGGAACCGCAACCGCTGGACAAGGATATGGAAGCGGTCTTAACCGCCCATGTAGAGGAGATAGTGGCTGCAAAGCAGGAAGGACGCAAACTGCCCAAAAAGAAGGTGCTGAAGTTTATCCCCTATACCCGGCTGCCCAAAGCAAAGCTGCATCAACCACCGCCGGCACCTGTTGGTGAACCGTCTGCACCGGTTCCGGTTCCGTGGCAATGA